The stretch of DNA ATTGGCGAAGGACTATACCAATATGCCGGTCGACGAGATCGAGCGGCATCTCGCCGCCTGAGCCGGTTAGCAACCTCAGAGAACGCGGGTCGAACGGCCCGCGTTTTCTTATGTCGCCGCCTTATGCCCGGCAAACAGGTCTTCATGATCGGCAAAGAGCGCCGCCAGGCGGTCGATGACGATCCTGACCTCCGGCCGTTGCCGTTCGTCGTCATGCGCGACGATCCACATCTCGTAAGTCAGCTCGTCGATCACAGGGCCGGCGCGGACGAGCCTGCGCTCCTGGTCACCGATGAAACAGGGCAGCACGCCGCGTCCCGCACCGCCGCGGATGAGGTGAAACAGCATATGTGGCGTGTTCGTCCAGCTGGTGATCCAATAATCCGGCTGCTCGAAAGTCCATTTGTCCGCCGGCGTGATGGCGGTATCGGTGCCGAGCGAAATCCAGTTGCAGTTTGTCTCGTCATAGCCGGCGGCCTGATAGGCCGCATGCGCCACCTTGACCGAACGGCGGATCGCGACGTTGCCGCTCTCCGGCCGGCTGTGGCGAATGGCGATATGCGCCTCGCGATAGGTGAAATCGACGCTCGCATCGCAGGTCTTGTAGCACATGCGGAAGCTGTCTTTCGGCGTCCAGACACTGGCCAGATGGTCGGCGACGAAGCGTGAAGTCCAGCTGTCGGCCGCGGTCGAGACGATCGGCAGTGTCAGCACCTCGCCGCGCCAGTCGGAGATCGCACGCGCCGCATCCTGCATCAGCCGGACGCGATCGAGCAGCTCCTGCCCGTCCTTGGCCAGAAGATAACCGGTGGGGCCGCGGCTGAACAGCGAGCGGCCGGTCACCCGTTCGAGCGCCAGCATGCGCCGGCCGATCGTCGGTGCGCTGAGCCCGGTGCGCAGAGCCGCTGCCGAAAGACCGCCGCCGGTCGCAACATGGAAGAAAAGTTGCAGGTCGTCCCAGCTCGCATCTTTCATGGATGAAAACCCCCTTTCCCCAGCGCCTCTACATCGGAAGGGCGCGAAGGCTTAGCTCAAGTGCTCCAGCAATAGATGGAGGATGAAGCAATGGATCTCAACTGGGTTGTTCTCTTCAGGGAAATCGAAATCGGCAATCGCCGAATCCGCCGCGATCGCTTTGCCGATCCGCTCGCCGATCCGCTTGATCGTCCGGAATGGCGCGGATTTCTCTGGACCGTTTCGATCATCGCGCGTCTTGTCGCAAGACGGGCTGCAGAAACAAAGGTGCCGTGCCGCGATGATTCGCGGATCGGAAAAAGCCTCAGGTTTCGAAGTTCAATCGCAACACGTGGTGCAGGAATTCCGGATTGATCAGCATGTTGAAGCTGATCGTCACCAATTCACCTTCGCGCTTGACCACGGTCGCACCGATCTCGTCATGGATGCCGAGGATTTCGAGGAAGAAATGGCTCGGCATTTCCAGGTTCGGGCTGACTTCGAGCAATGCGCCGGCAAGCGTGATCGTGCGGATCAGGCAGCGCACCTGCATTCCGGTGCTGAGGTGATGGCCGACGAAGATGATGTTGCCGGGCCTGTCGAGATTGAATTCCCTGTAGGCACGTTCCGGCTTGGGGTGTTCTGTGTCGAGGTGCATCTGAAAGGCCCTTTTAGCCTCCGCTTGTAATACGACAGGATATTACGTGAAGAATGCTGACATTTGCTGAAGAACATCGTTAAAAATTGAATGCTTATGTGAAAGCTGCGGGAAAATCGCACCGATTTCGCGCAGATTTGCCCCAAAGTTGCGCATTCCCAAGGCAGATGCGCCATTCTTGACATGTCGGCGGCGTTCGCGCATACAAAGGCCGGTTCGAGGCACCGGCCGCTCGCGGATGAAAATCCATGGTGAAGTCCTCGCGATCATGGTCACGGCCCTTTGTGCATGCTGACTGGCGGCAATGCGAGTTCCCATCCACAGTCGAAGAGCATGCCTTGCGAAGGCTCACGCCATGACGACGACCTATCCTGCCATTGAAGAATTGAAGGCTCAGGCCAAGCGCCTGCGCCAGGCGATGAACGATCGCGGCACCCCGCTGACCCACAGTGCGGCTCTGGAAATGATTGCCCGCCAGCACGGTGTACGCGATTGGAACACGCTCGCGGCCCTTGCGGCAAAGCCCAATGCCAGCCCGAAGACACCGCTCTTCGTCGGCGCGCATATTCGCGGCCGTTATCTCAATCAGCCGTTCACCGGCGAAGTCCTGGCGCTTTCGGCCCTGCCGGGCGGCGACCTTCACAGGATCACCATCCATTTCGACGAGCCGGT from Rhizobium leguminosarum bv. trifolii WSM1325 encodes:
- a CDS encoding transcriptional regulator, LysR family (PFAM: regulatory protein LysR~KEGG: ret:RHE_CH01336 LysR family transcriptional regulator), translated to MKDASWDDLQLFFHVATGGGLSAAALRTGLSAPTIGRRMLALERVTGRSLFSRGPTGYLLAKDGQELLDRVRLMQDAARAISDWRGEVLTLPIVSTAADSWTSRFVADHLASVWTPKDSFRMCYKTCDASVDFTYREAHIAIRHSRPESGNVAIRRSVKVAHAAYQAAGYDETNCNWISLGTDTAITPADKWTFEQPDYWITSWTNTPHMLFHLIRGGAGRGVLPCFIGDQERRLVRAGPVIDELTYEMWIVAHDDERQRPEVRIVIDRLAALFADHEDLFAGHKAAT
- a CDS encoding conserved hypothetical protein (KEGG: ret:RHE_CH01337 hypothetical protein), with translation MHLDTEHPKPERAYREFNLDRPGNIIFVGHHLSTGMQVRCLIRTITLAGALLEVSPNLEMPSHFFLEILGIHDEIGATVVKREGELVTISFNMLINPEFLHHVLRLNFET
- a CDS encoding conserved hypothetical protein (KEGG: rec:RHECIAT_CH0001436 hypothetical protein), with protein sequence MTTTYPAIEELKAQAKRLRQAMNDRGTPLTHSAALEMIARQHGVRDWNTLAALAAKPNASPKTPLFVGAHIRGRYLNQPFTGEVLALSALPGGDLHRITIHFDEPVDVVTFESFSAFRRRVNAQIDADGVSPRKTSNGVPHLVLDL